A window of the Bdellovibrio sp. ZAP7 genome harbors these coding sequences:
- a CDS encoding DUF305 domain-containing protein encodes MTQRILLAGIFILFAFHSRAETGSRSIEPYHARPYSVQFIDEMSAHHEGGVEMAEMAISKAYHSKLKEMAKMMKQAQQEELAKMADWRVRWYSSSPSYTYMGAEMDMSKLEKLSGPEFDIAFLDTMIMHHPGAIFLGREAAGRSEKSEIRAFGKKISNAQQKELNEMRKMRDNWTKQ; translated from the coding sequence ATGACTCAAAGAATTCTATTAGCGGGAATATTTATATTATTCGCTTTCCATTCACGTGCAGAAACTGGTTCGCGCAGTATTGAGCCATATCACGCCCGACCTTATAGTGTGCAATTTATAGATGAAATGAGCGCACACCATGAGGGTGGGGTAGAAATGGCAGAGATGGCAATATCAAAGGCTTATCACTCTAAGTTAAAAGAAATGGCAAAGATGATGAAGCAAGCCCAGCAAGAAGAATTAGCGAAGATGGCTGATTGGCGAGTGCGCTGGTATTCATCAAGTCCTAGTTATACCTATATGGGTGCCGAAATGGATATGTCCAAACTTGAGAAGCTTAGTGGACCAGAATTTGATATAGCTTTTTTAGATACAATGATTATGCATCACCCTGGAGCTATTTTTCTAGGAAGAGAAGCTGCAGGAAGATCTGAAAAGTCTGAGATTCGTGCATTTGGGAAGAAAATATCAAATGCCCAACAAAAAGAATTAAATGAGATGCGCAAAATGAGAGACAATTGGACAAAGCAATAG
- a CDS encoding helix-turn-helix domain-containing protein produces the protein MYCQGMSITDISARTGIKRHTVWKTLKQLKKESSSEVSVPYDRWRKGKKRTGARPPFGFCILEGELVRDPKEYPTLLLIFSLWTKGTSVTSIVNLLGEKGLRSRTGKQWSYRVVQSITERIESKELVMMQSKLWFSDEYLKGISTNSRNKPFKKE, from the coding sequence TTGTACTGCCAGGGCATGTCAATCACCGACATATCTGCTCGTACTGGGATTAAGAGACATACTGTTTGGAAGACGCTTAAACAGCTTAAGAAAGAATCCAGCTCTGAAGTTTCAGTTCCTTATGACAGATGGCGTAAAGGTAAGAAGCGCACAGGGGCTCGACCACCATTTGGGTTTTGTATTTTGGAAGGGGAGCTTGTCCGTGACCCAAAAGAGTACCCAACACTTCTTTTGATTTTCAGTCTTTGGACCAAGGGGACATCAGTTACTTCCATCGTCAATCTGCTTGGGGAAAAGGGACTGCGATCGCGTACGGGTAAACAGTGGAGTTATCGAGTTGTTCAATCGATAACCGAAAGAATCGAATCAAAGGAATTGGTCATGATGCAAAGTAAGCTTTGGTTCTCAGATGAATATTTAAAGGGAATTAGTACAAATAGTAGAAATAAGCCATTCAAAAAAGAATGA
- a CDS encoding ASCH domain-containing protein, whose product MKMDALIILKEPLDKILSGKKTWEIRGKRCHKRGKIALIESKSGTIVGTAELVDCVGPLTVAEFNKNAKKAGASPLKSKSDFYYEATYAWVLKNAKRFKKPIKYKHKRGVVIWHPVDI is encoded by the coding sequence ATGAAGATGGACGCGTTAATTATTTTAAAAGAACCGCTAGACAAAATCCTATCCGGGAAAAAGACCTGGGAAATTAGAGGTAAGCGCTGCCACAAACGCGGAAAAATCGCTTTGATTGAGTCCAAGTCCGGCACCATTGTCGGAACTGCAGAGTTGGTTGATTGCGTTGGCCCACTGACGGTTGCCGAGTTCAATAAGAATGCGAAGAAGGCAGGAGCCTCCCCATTAAAATCAAAATCAGACTTCTACTATGAAGCCACTTATGCCTGGGTGTTGAAAAACGCCAAGAGATTCAAGAAGCCAATTAAATACAAACACAAACGAGGTGTCGTCATTTGGCATCCGGTAGATATCTAA
- a CDS encoding Swt1 family HEPN domain-containing protein — translation MAISNVERVGKCLELLNSGLAPYLERELKRTLGKDWLKAIESTLKDHQAANFRNEVLQWDTQLLLQVMINFWPTSFEGTLGKNGRNMVGELVDIRNRWAHQKAFNTADALRALDTVQRLLSAISSENSREVEKHHYEVMRNRFEDQTRQESKKAERATVEGRPELGLKPWREVATPHDDVCTGRFQVAEFAADLWQVHRGEAKGEYADPVEFFGRTYLTEGLKQLLKIGVERLSGKGGDPVVELQTNFGGGKTHSMLALYHLFGGTLASKLPGVDVLMRDLKVNIPKNVNRAVIVGTQIDPGKIHEKPDGTQVRTIWGEIAWQLGGKNGYKIVADSDKNGTNPGEALKTLFTAYSPCLVMIDEWVAYARQLRDGNDLPAGSFDTHFTFAQALSECAKSVPDTFLVVSIPASDEQEIGGQIGEKALGRLKNALGRVQAPWRPATPEEGFEIVRRRLFVQDQSLAVHRDAVVKAFFDKYSSEYHEFPAHCKEMSYRDRMIAAYPIHPVLFDFLFEYWSTLERFQRTRGVLRLMATVIHVLWRSGDKNLMILPAFVPMDDPNVQEELQKQLDDRWEGVLASDIDGAGSFPVALDRDNPNLGRFSACRRVARTIFMGSAPMVKQNTKGIAAKEIALGCFQPGEQVAVFGDALRRISQGSSYLNEDSGRYWFSTQATIATKAKERAQHFIELREPVIQFIHDQIRKDISGANSRGEFVRVHAIPSNGNEIPDEPETRLVILGASMSHVSRQKNTPALRAAQAMLESRGNSPRLNKNSLVFLAPDQDAFENLLRAAAELLGWNTIIEKQEEFDLSPSVVKQAEARQKAARQTFELRLPETFMWMLYPTQTSPQGKIEWVDERLSGQESLAVRASKKLLSTEQLLTSFGPNSLRKELDGVPLWKGNSVRIKDLASYFAQYLYLPRLKSSQVVLDAIEQGLSRVTWSTDTFAYADEVDAKGEVYKGLDAGKLIKPVLNEFAVLVKPDIASAILLKHGHSEYDQPEAGRTLVTRSSDVRVSTAKAVPVGGSPKIFYASVPVKDSSRFLKEAGTLNAEIISLLTGIYGAEAEITIEVRVNVQDGIPDSVRRAVTENCKTLKYQNFNFEE, via the coding sequence ATGGCAATCAGTAATGTTGAAAGAGTTGGAAAGTGCCTTGAGCTACTAAACTCCGGGCTGGCTCCCTATCTTGAAAGAGAATTGAAGCGCACCTTGGGTAAGGATTGGCTGAAAGCAATTGAAAGCACGTTGAAAGATCATCAAGCCGCTAATTTTCGCAATGAAGTGCTACAATGGGATACGCAACTTCTGCTTCAGGTGATGATTAATTTCTGGCCTACTTCATTTGAAGGAACACTTGGTAAGAATGGCAGAAATATGGTGGGAGAGCTTGTCGATATTCGAAATCGGTGGGCTCATCAAAAAGCATTCAACACGGCGGATGCGCTGAGAGCACTTGATACAGTTCAACGATTGCTGTCGGCGATTTCTAGTGAAAATTCTCGCGAGGTTGAAAAGCATCACTATGAAGTGATGCGGAATAGATTTGAAGATCAAACTCGGCAGGAAAGCAAAAAAGCAGAGAGGGCAACCGTCGAAGGCCGTCCTGAACTCGGCCTGAAGCCTTGGCGCGAAGTTGCCACCCCTCATGATGATGTATGCACTGGCCGTTTTCAAGTTGCCGAATTTGCTGCCGATCTTTGGCAGGTACACCGAGGAGAAGCGAAGGGTGAATATGCAGATCCTGTGGAATTTTTTGGGAGAACGTATTTAACGGAGGGACTTAAACAACTCCTTAAAATCGGAGTGGAACGTCTTTCAGGTAAGGGTGGCGATCCCGTAGTTGAACTTCAGACGAACTTTGGTGGAGGGAAAACGCATTCGATGTTGGCTCTATATCACTTGTTCGGGGGAACGCTTGCCTCCAAATTGCCAGGTGTCGATGTGTTGATGCGAGATTTGAAGGTCAACATTCCCAAGAATGTTAATCGAGCCGTGATAGTCGGAACTCAAATTGACCCCGGAAAGATTCATGAGAAGCCTGATGGGACACAGGTACGCACGATTTGGGGTGAGATTGCATGGCAATTGGGCGGAAAAAATGGGTATAAAATCGTTGCTGATTCTGACAAAAATGGGACGAATCCTGGGGAGGCTTTGAAGACACTCTTCACGGCCTATAGTCCTTGCTTGGTAATGATTGATGAGTGGGTTGCATATGCTCGTCAGCTCAGAGATGGGAATGATCTGCCAGCGGGGTCCTTTGATACGCATTTTACTTTTGCACAAGCTCTTAGTGAATGTGCCAAATCTGTTCCTGATACTTTTCTTGTTGTGAGTATCCCTGCATCTGATGAGCAAGAAATAGGTGGGCAAATCGGAGAAAAGGCTTTGGGTAGACTGAAGAATGCGTTGGGGAGGGTGCAGGCACCTTGGCGACCAGCCACTCCAGAAGAAGGTTTTGAAATAGTTCGTCGACGCCTCTTTGTGCAAGATCAATCACTTGCTGTTCATCGAGATGCGGTCGTTAAAGCTTTTTTTGATAAATACTCTTCAGAATATCATGAATTTCCTGCGCACTGTAAAGAGATGTCATATCGCGATCGAATGATTGCAGCTTATCCAATTCATCCTGTTTTGTTTGATTTTTTATTTGAATACTGGTCAACACTCGAACGTTTTCAGCGGACACGTGGTGTTCTTCGACTCATGGCCACTGTAATTCACGTACTATGGAGAAGTGGTGATAAGAACCTGATGATTCTGCCGGCTTTTGTTCCGATGGACGATCCGAATGTTCAAGAAGAACTACAAAAACAACTAGACGACCGCTGGGAAGGTGTTCTCGCTTCTGATATCGACGGTGCTGGATCATTCCCGGTAGCTCTTGATCGTGATAATCCCAATTTAGGCAGGTTCTCAGCTTGTCGAAGAGTTGCTAGGACTATTTTCATGGGTTCGGCACCTATGGTGAAACAAAATACTAAAGGAATAGCCGCGAAGGAGATTGCTTTAGGATGTTTTCAGCCAGGTGAGCAAGTCGCGGTTTTTGGAGATGCTTTACGTAGAATCTCTCAGGGATCTAGCTATTTAAACGAAGACTCTGGTCGATACTGGTTTTCAACTCAGGCTACTATTGCAACTAAAGCTAAAGAGCGAGCGCAACATTTTATTGAACTAAGAGAGCCAGTCATTCAGTTTATTCACGATCAGATTCGTAAAGATATTTCGGGTGCCAACAGCCGAGGTGAGTTTGTGAGGGTTCATGCTATTCCAAGCAATGGGAATGAGATTCCAGATGAGCCAGAAACTCGCCTAGTGATTTTGGGCGCAAGCATGTCTCATGTAAGTCGGCAAAAAAATACTCCAGCACTCCGGGCTGCTCAAGCTATGTTGGAATCAAGAGGCAATTCCCCACGATTGAATAAGAATTCACTTGTGTTCCTAGCTCCAGATCAGGATGCGTTTGAGAATCTTTTGCGAGCTGCAGCTGAGCTTCTCGGCTGGAATACCATTATAGAAAAGCAAGAGGAGTTTGATCTTAGTCCGTCTGTTGTAAAGCAGGCCGAAGCGCGACAAAAGGCGGCTAGGCAAACATTTGAACTGAGATTGCCAGAAACTTTCATGTGGATGCTCTATCCGACGCAAACTTCACCACAAGGTAAAATCGAATGGGTTGACGAGAGACTTAGCGGTCAAGAATCTCTTGCCGTTAGAGCTTCGAAGAAACTACTTTCAACAGAACAACTTCTCACCTCATTTGGTCCAAACAGTTTGCGAAAAGAATTAGATGGAGTTCCTTTGTGGAAGGGGAATTCCGTTCGAATAAAGGACTTGGCATCATACTTTGCTCAATACCTTTATTTGCCTAGACTGAAATCTTCGCAGGTTGTGCTCGACGCGATTGAGCAGGGTTTGAGTCGTGTGACCTGGTCAACTGATACGTTCGCTTATGCAGACGAAGTAGATGCAAAGGGCGAAGTATATAAGGGACTTGATGCTGGTAAGCTTATCAAACCGGTGTTAAACGAGTTTGCCGTATTGGTGAAACCTGATATTGCTTCGGCGATACTCCTGAAGCACGGACACAGCGAATATGATCAGCCTGAAGCTGGTCGAACTTTGGTAACTCGTAGTTCTGACGTAAGAGTTTCAACCGCGAAAGCGGTTCCCGTGGGAGGAAGTCCTAAAATATTCTATGCGTCAGTTCCAGTGAAAGATTCAAGTAGATTTCTAAAGGAAGCTGGGACATTAAATGCAGAAATTATCTCTCTTCTTACTGGTATTTATGGTGCAGAAGCAGAAATCACAATTGAAGTTAGGGTAAATGTTCAAGACGGTATTCCTGATAGTGTGAGACGAGCTGTAACTGAAAATTGTAAGACGCTGAAGTATCAGAATTTTAATTTCGAGGAATAG
- a CDS encoding DUF1156 domain-containing protein — protein sequence MKPIYRKKLIEVAMPLEAINVAAAREKSIRHGHPSTLHLWWARRPLAAARAVIFASLVDDPSCDPRFRTDAERNKERKRLFGIIADLVKWENLQNEKVINAAKLEIKRTWESICEERKLDANAAEFFNPHKLPALHDPFAGGGAIPLESQRLGLETYASDLNPVAVLINKAMVEIPPRFASLPPVCPVEEESILFAKEWVGSSGLSEDIRRYGAWVKEEAWKAVGDLFPKITLTPSMCKERPDLKALKAKELKVIAWIWARTVKSPNPAFSQVYVPLVSTFVLANKPGKEAWIQPLVKGSKYSLEIQLGKPPVKAKNGTKLSRGANFECILSGTPIESKYIYSEAKANRMGSKLLAVVAEGPRGRIYLPPSKEAEDIAASASPKWRPDLEMPENPRSFSPPLYGLNTYGDIFTDRQLVVLESISSLIQKVIKKAKIDAIKAGLSDDGISLEDGGSGATAYGEAIAVYLTFALSRSADRGSTICTWDSSPKMEALRNTFGRQAIPMTWDFAEGNPFSDSSGNWMNNIDWVAKAVLNLPAAASGHTIQKDAGNQNLSKGKVISCDPPYYDNIPYADLSDFFYVWLRRTLRNVFPTLFTTIATPKAEELVATRYRHGSKEAAETFFLEGMTDALKNISSQAHPEFPVTIYYAFKQSETEQDGSASTGWETFLEALMRAGLSIGGTWPMRTELSNRMIGKDANALASSIVLVCRRRDPNAVSISRREYVAQLRRELPQAVQHLRRSGIAAVDLAQSAIGPGMAVFTRFKRVLEADDKPMSVRAALILINDALDEILAESDSQLDSYSRWAVAWFEQNGFKVGLFDDANKLAQAKNIGVEAIASAGIVTSKSGKVALVERSKFKDDWYPDPKKPVSHWFAMQQLIKRLDEGGEQEAGVLLRNLGPMASSCLDLAYRCFAICEKRQWAQEAIAYNSLVASWSSISAYAMDQGNLSQGILNIE from the coding sequence ATGAAACCCATTTATCGAAAAAAATTAATTGAAGTTGCGATGCCGCTTGAGGCAATTAATGTCGCAGCCGCCAGGGAGAAATCAATACGGCATGGCCACCCATCTACCCTTCATTTATGGTGGGCTCGCCGGCCATTAGCAGCAGCAAGAGCGGTGATTTTTGCATCTCTCGTGGATGATCCATCCTGCGATCCTAGATTTAGAACAGATGCCGAACGAAACAAAGAGCGAAAAAGACTTTTTGGAATAATAGCTGACCTTGTGAAGTGGGAAAATCTGCAGAACGAGAAGGTCATCAATGCTGCTAAACTAGAAATCAAAAGGACATGGGAAAGTATTTGTGAAGAGAGGAAGCTTGACGCCAACGCGGCAGAGTTTTTTAATCCGCACAAATTGCCGGCACTACATGATCCGTTTGCTGGCGGAGGTGCAATTCCACTGGAGAGTCAGCGTCTTGGTTTAGAGACTTACGCGAGCGATCTAAATCCTGTAGCCGTTTTGATAAATAAGGCTATGGTTGAAATACCGCCGCGTTTTGCTTCACTTCCTCCGGTGTGTCCAGTGGAAGAAGAGTCTATCCTATTTGCGAAAGAATGGGTTGGATCAAGTGGTCTTTCTGAAGACATTCGTCGCTATGGGGCTTGGGTTAAAGAGGAAGCCTGGAAGGCTGTTGGCGACCTTTTTCCTAAGATTACGTTAACTCCCTCCATGTGCAAAGAGCGACCTGACCTGAAAGCGTTAAAAGCGAAAGAGCTGAAGGTGATCGCGTGGATTTGGGCTAGAACCGTCAAAAGCCCGAACCCTGCGTTTTCTCAAGTTTATGTCCCGCTTGTATCAACATTTGTTCTAGCAAATAAGCCAGGTAAAGAGGCTTGGATTCAGCCTCTTGTTAAGGGCAGCAAATACTCTTTGGAAATTCAGCTAGGAAAGCCTCCAGTCAAAGCAAAAAACGGCACGAAACTTTCTAGAGGGGCTAATTTCGAATGTATTCTTTCTGGTACGCCGATCGAGTCAAAATATATTTACAGTGAAGCCAAGGCGAACCGAATGGGCTCGAAGCTATTAGCGGTAGTTGCTGAGGGACCACGAGGAAGAATTTATCTACCACCATCAAAAGAGGCAGAAGACATAGCCGCTAGTGCATCGCCAAAGTGGAGGCCGGATCTCGAGATGCCAGAGAATCCTCGATCATTTTCCCCACCACTTTATGGATTGAATACATATGGCGATATTTTCACTGATCGACAGCTGGTAGTATTAGAGTCCATTTCAAGCCTCATTCAGAAAGTTATCAAGAAGGCGAAGATCGATGCAATTAAAGCTGGTTTATCAGACGACGGAATTTCCCTTGAAGATGGGGGCAGTGGTGCAACTGCTTACGGTGAAGCTATTGCCGTTTACCTAACCTTTGCTCTCAGTCGTTCCGCGGACAGAGGATCAACAATTTGCACTTGGGATAGTAGCCCGAAAATGGAAGCTTTACGTAATACGTTCGGTCGTCAGGCGATTCCGATGACGTGGGATTTTGCCGAGGGGAATCCATTTTCTGATTCAAGCGGAAATTGGATGAATAACATTGACTGGGTAGCAAAAGCAGTTCTCAATCTTCCAGCCGCTGCCTCAGGACACACGATTCAAAAAGATGCAGGAAATCAGAACCTTTCCAAAGGAAAAGTGATCTCATGTGATCCGCCCTATTATGACAATATTCCCTATGCAGACCTTTCTGATTTTTTCTATGTATGGTTAAGACGTACTTTGAGAAATGTCTTCCCGACACTGTTTACAACCATTGCAACCCCTAAAGCTGAGGAGTTAGTAGCCACGCGGTACCGTCATGGTTCGAAAGAAGCTGCAGAAACATTCTTTCTAGAAGGAATGACCGACGCTCTCAAGAATATTTCTTCTCAGGCGCATCCGGAATTTCCCGTAACCATCTACTATGCATTTAAGCAGTCAGAAACCGAACAGGATGGGTCCGCGTCCACAGGATGGGAGACTTTTCTGGAGGCGTTGATGAGAGCGGGTCTTTCTATTGGTGGTACTTGGCCGATGCGAACCGAGCTGAGTAATCGCATGATTGGGAAAGACGCCAATGCTTTAGCATCGAGTATAGTTCTGGTTTGTCGTAGAAGGGACCCGAATGCTGTATCGATTTCGCGACGAGAGTATGTGGCACAACTTAGGCGCGAACTACCCCAAGCAGTTCAACACCTAAGACGGAGTGGAATAGCGGCAGTTGACCTGGCTCAGTCGGCGATTGGGCCAGGAATGGCCGTTTTCACGAGGTTCAAGAGGGTACTTGAAGCGGACGACAAGCCAATGTCTGTTCGCGCAGCTTTGATCTTAATTAATGATGCACTTGACGAAATATTGGCTGAATCTGATAGCCAACTCGATTCTTATTCAAGATGGGCCGTAGCTTGGTTTGAACAAAATGGATTTAAAGTTGGTTTATTTGATGATGCGAACAAACTCGCGCAGGCAAAAAATATTGGGGTAGAAGCCATTGCTTCAGCTGGAATTGTTACTTCTAAGAGTGGCAAAGTTGCTTTGGTTGAGCGTAGTAAGTTCAAAGATGATTGGTACCCAGACCCAAAAAAGCCGGTCAGCCATTGGTTCGCGATGCAGCAGTTAATTAAAAGACTTGATGAAGGCGGTGAGCAGGAGGCTGGTGTTCTATTAAGGAATCTCGGCCCCATGGCGTCGAGCTGTCTTGATCTTGCATATAGGTGTTTTGCAATCTGTGAAAAGAGGCAATGGGCCCAAGAAGCTATTGCATATAACTCGCTCGTCGCATCATGGAGCTCAATTTCTGCATATGCAATGGACCAAGGCAACCTATCTCAAGGCATCTTAAATATTGAATAG
- a CDS encoding TolC family protein: MRVTSLLIFTQFILVFISAFAKEGSTLASLEAQMLSSNPQIRSLEATVKAQKATAQSQFGNFLPQISLNGGYAENKTIQEPSEGYLGYVSGRWNLYRGGEDSSLRTISNSEFQIAQLDLDVKTRALRRQLRETYYSLLANKKNLSILDEKSDFLNKQRQMAQKKINAGLTSNVDSIEIDLEENNILNERESIKAEIERLNKELSTLTGLNISESSVSDRESFDINSIEINIETALQNNPSLKKQDQLEEISHAKVTQQRSEFLPFLDLEASYGRITPEYSDPLNGTESRFALLLSWNLFSGFSSYYRHQATNYGVSTQQFDKKNTRLEIEKDLRNLLTTRESLAKLKIHQQQRLMFAQKYYEMTLSEYKRGIKNSPDLQTATVSLFEAKRRMIELERDITIVNAKITELI, translated from the coding sequence ATGAGGGTGACGTCGCTTTTAATCTTTACACAATTCATTTTGGTCTTTATTTCTGCATTTGCTAAGGAAGGATCAACTTTGGCTTCCCTTGAAGCCCAAATGCTATCTTCCAATCCGCAAATTCGTTCGCTTGAAGCAACGGTGAAGGCGCAAAAAGCGACGGCACAATCTCAATTTGGAAATTTTCTTCCGCAAATTTCCTTAAATGGTGGATACGCTGAAAATAAAACCATTCAAGAACCTAGCGAAGGATATCTAGGCTACGTGAGCGGTCGATGGAATCTATACCGTGGAGGAGAAGACTCCTCATTGAGGACAATCTCTAATAGCGAGTTCCAAATTGCACAATTAGACCTAGATGTAAAAACCCGCGCCCTTCGTCGTCAGTTACGCGAAACTTACTATAGTCTTCTTGCCAATAAAAAAAACCTGTCTATTCTTGATGAAAAATCTGATTTTTTAAATAAACAACGACAGATGGCACAGAAGAAAATTAATGCAGGACTTACTTCAAACGTCGACAGTATTGAGATTGATCTAGAAGAAAATAATATTTTGAATGAACGCGAATCCATCAAAGCTGAAATAGAACGACTTAACAAAGAGCTTAGTACACTTACAGGATTAAATATCTCTGAAAGTTCAGTTTCAGATCGAGAATCATTTGATATAAATAGTATTGAAATAAATATTGAAACGGCGCTTCAAAACAATCCATCTCTTAAAAAACAAGATCAACTTGAAGAGATATCTCATGCGAAGGTAACTCAGCAACGATCTGAGTTTTTACCGTTCTTAGATCTCGAAGCTAGCTATGGCAGAATAACTCCAGAGTATTCAGATCCATTGAATGGTACAGAATCCAGGTTCGCATTGCTTTTGAGTTGGAATCTTTTTTCTGGCTTTTCAAGCTATTATCGTCATCAAGCAACAAACTATGGAGTTTCAACTCAACAGTTTGACAAAAAGAACACCCGTCTCGAAATAGAAAAAGATTTACGAAACCTGTTAACTACTAGAGAAAGTCTAGCAAAGCTTAAAATACATCAGCAACAAAGACTCATGTTTGCCCAAAAGTATTACGAAATGACACTGTCAGAATATAAGCGCGGAATCAAAAACTCGCCGGATCTTCAAACTGCCACGGTATCTTTATTCGAAGCAAAGCGCAGGATGATCGAGCTGGAACGAGATATCACAATAGTAAATGCGAAAATAACTGAACTTATCTAA
- the sfsA gene encoding DNA/RNA nuclease SfsA — protein MLIVPWTGKLVSGKLLQRRHRFLLDVLLDSGEKIVAHCINPGRMEGLVRPGARIWLSHAQSPKRNLKWVWELIEIEGTLICTNSWSANKIVKALLDAKAISGFKKYKTISEEVRLGTKTRIDFCVQQAKKSHFVEVKSVQQVCSGVGYFPNSTVLRSQSHLKALLRIINSGHRATLLAVVQRNDAELFRPSDLHDPVFAKALRIASRKGLVVRALLVEPTTKGFKFHGDLPVDLKPYETTELEEWRKDMKEFSGWVQTKGNPNAAWRKSNPKSSNQH, from the coding sequence ATGCTCATTGTTCCTTGGACCGGAAAGCTGGTTTCCGGAAAACTTTTGCAGCGCCGTCATCGGTTCCTTTTGGATGTACTCCTTGATAGCGGAGAAAAGATTGTCGCCCATTGTATAAATCCCGGTCGGATGGAGGGATTAGTGCGTCCGGGAGCTCGAATCTGGTTGAGTCATGCACAATCGCCTAAGAGGAATCTCAAGTGGGTCTGGGAGCTGATAGAGATTGAGGGTACTCTTATTTGTACCAATAGTTGGTCGGCCAACAAGATTGTAAAGGCGCTTCTTGATGCTAAAGCTATTTCTGGATTTAAGAAGTATAAAACGATAAGCGAAGAAGTTAGATTAGGTACTAAGACTCGAATTGATTTCTGTGTTCAACAAGCAAAAAAATCTCATTTCGTTGAGGTGAAGAGCGTCCAACAGGTTTGTTCCGGGGTTGGCTATTTTCCAAATTCAACGGTACTTCGCTCTCAGTCTCATCTCAAAGCTCTTCTGCGCATTATCAATTCAGGTCATAGAGCGACGCTACTTGCGGTAGTTCAACGAAATGACGCTGAACTATTTCGTCCAAGTGATTTGCATGACCCAGTATTCGCCAAGGCCCTAAGAATCGCGAGCAGAAAAGGTTTGGTTGTAAGAGCGCTTCTTGTGGAGCCAACTACTAAAGGATTTAAATTTCACGGTGATCTGCCCGTAGACCTCAAGCCTTACGAAACTACAGAGTTAGAAGAGTGGCGCAAGGACATGAAAGAATTCTCTGGCTGGGTACAAACTAAGGGCAATCCAAATGCAGCCTGGAGAAAATCAAACCCAAAAAGTAGCAATCAACATTAG